The Neochlamydia sp. S13 genome has a segment encoding these proteins:
- a CDS encoding leucine-rich repeat domain-containing protein: protein MQSLGKSFTLARSLSPSELEFKWITEEKRYLTLTNYSTYLVNINRLLMWKEIRGGKEFLDQEEIKYLPLAKKGKLFKSWIESYGKDMTSLDLRGIGLTFLPFEIAQLPRLQALHLNNNQLTSLPAEIGQLLQLQTLDLTDNHLSTLPSEIGQLSQLKRVDLDHNQLTFLPAEIRLLSQLQLLRLPKNQLATLPIGIGQLLQLQELDLKSNPLTALPAEIGQLSNLKALWLQSNHLTVLPAEIGYLSGLQELDLCDNQITTLPAEIGQLSQLEKLYLKNNQLTTLPAEIGRLSKLQDLDLNNNQITSLPIEMKGLTALKKLQVNENPLQSIPDEIKRRFRL, encoded by the coding sequence ATGCAATCTTTAGGCAAATCTTTTACTTTAGCCCGCTCGCTTTCACCTTCAGAATTAGAATTTAAATGGATAACCGAGGAAAAAAGATATCTTACTCTGACTAATTATTCCACTTATCTGGTGAATATTAATCGCCTGTTAATGTGGAAAGAAATCCGTGGAGGAAAGGAATTCTTAGATCAAGAAGAAATCAAGTACTTGCCTTTAGCAAAAAAAGGAAAACTTTTTAAAAGTTGGATTGAAAGTTATGGCAAAGATATGACGAGCTTAGACTTAAGAGGAATCGGCTTGACCTTTTTACCTTTCGAAATAGCTCAGCTTCCTCGGTTGCAAGCTCTTCACTTAAACAACAACCAGCTTACATCCCTTCCTGCAGAAATAGGACAGCTATTGCAACTGCAAACACTTGACTTAACCGATAATCACCTTAGCACTCTTCCTTCAGAGATAGGGCAGCTATCCCAGCTGAAAAGAGTTGACCTAGATCACAACCAGCTTACCTTTCTTCCCGCGGAGATAAGGCTACTGTCTCAGCTGCAATTGCTTCGCTTACCCAAGAACCAGCTCGCTACCCTTCCGATAGGAATAGGCCAGCTATTGCAACTGCAGGAACTCGACTTAAAAAGCAACCCTCTCACCGCCCTTCCAGCAGAAATAGGGCAGCTATCTAACCTGAAAGCTCTTTGGCTACAAAGCAACCATCTTACAGTCCTTCCGGCAGAGATAGGGTACCTTTCTGGACTGCAAGAGCTTGATTTATGCGATAACCAAATCACTACCCTTCCGGCAGAGATAGGGCAGCTCTCTCAGTTGGAAAAGCTTTACTTAAAGAATAACCAGCTCACTACCCTTCCGGCAGAGATTGGGCGATTATCAAAACTGCAAGATCTTGACTTAAATAACAACCAAATCACCTCCCTCCCTATAGAAATGAAGGGGCTAACTGCTTTAAAAAAGCTTCAGGTGAATGAGAATCCACTGCAAAGTATTCCAGATGAAATAAAGCGACGCTTTAGGCTATAA
- a CDS encoding F-box-like domain-containing protein — protein MNPSSSICIEHLPNEILVPILKACASPSLSSVCGRWYHLLANEVMPSLYKQIGKVHVPQGDVNEQALALDRIYNLEEELSRTAKVNAIFRQIFYFSPLAFTFRIRI, from the coding sequence ATGAATCCTAGCTCTTCTATCTGCATTGAACATTTACCTAATGAAATACTAGTTCCTATTTTAAAGGCCTGCGCTAGCCCTTCCCTATCTAGCGTTTGTGGAAGATGGTACCACCTTCTAGCTAATGAAGTCATGCCTTCTCTTTATAAGCAAATAGGTAAGGTGCATGTTCCTCAAGGAGATGTTAACGAGCAGGCTCTTGCTTTAGATAGGATCTATAATCTAGAAGAAGAGCTTTCTAGAACAGCAAAGGTAAATGCAATCTTTAGGCAAATCTTTTACTTTAGCCCGCTCGCTTTCACCTTCAGAATTAGAATTTAA
- a CDS encoding leucine-rich repeat domain-containing protein yields MNPSSSITIEHLPNEILTPILKACASPSLFSVCARWRRLLSTEVMPSLYKQIGKMHFPQGNVNEQALILDKIYELDNELLPMQKVKTIFKQTFTLAKSLSPLEFKEGLEENRYFTLANYSSYLLNINRLLMWKKLPRGEKYLNRKTIKYLPLEKKGGLFSNWIKRHGKRLTKLDLQGIGLTFLPPEIGQLSNLKGLDLSNNQLTTLPVNIWQLSQLQALDLSSNQLTSLPVDIWQLSQLQLLNLNNNKLTSLPTVICQLSQLKVLGLNNSQLTTLPAGIGLLSQLKKLYLKDNQLTTLPVEIGQLLQLQDLDLKSNQFTNLPAEIWQLSQLQYLYLDGNQLTTLPSEICQLSQLKELGLNNNQLTSLPREIRQLSQLQGLDLSSNQLTNLPKEIRQLSQLQILILNNNKLTSLPTKIGQLSQLRQLDLNNNKLTSLPTKIGQLSQLQYLYLDSNQLTNLPKEIGQLSQLQGLGLDHNQLTNLPKEIGQLSQLQVLNLNNNKITSLPTEIRQLSQLRKLDLNNNKLTFLPTKIGQLSQLQYLYLDSNQLTFLPAEIWQLLQLQELGLSNNQLNTLPAEIGHLSQLSKLYLDSNQLTFLPAEIWQLLQLQELGLSNNQLNTLPAEIGHLSQLSKLYLDSNQLTFLPAEIWQLLQLQELYLSNNQLTTLPTEIWQLSQLQALGLERNQLTNVPKEIGQLPQLQELGLDHNQLTTLPAEIGQLLQLQKLGLSNNQLISLPTEIWYLSQLQELYLSNNKLNFLPIEIGQLSHLEVLNLSSNQLTTLPAEMIGSLTALRRLQLNENPLESIPDEIRQRFCL; encoded by the coding sequence ATGAACCCTAGCTCTTCTATCACCATTGAGCATTTACCTAATGAAATACTAACCCCTATTTTAAAGGCCTGCGCTAGCCCTTCCTTATTTAGCGTTTGTGCAAGATGGCGACGTCTATTGAGTACAGAAGTAATGCCTTCTCTTTATAAACAAATAGGTAAAATGCACTTTCCTCAAGGAAATGTTAATGAACAGGCTCTTATCTTAGATAAAATTTATGAGCTAGATAATGAGCTTCTTCCAATGCAAAAGGTAAAAACAATTTTTAAGCAAACCTTTACTCTAGCTAAGTCTCTTTCACCTTTAGAGTTTAAAGAAGGCCTTGAGGAAAATAGATATTTCACATTGGCTAATTACTCCTCTTATCTATTAAATATTAATCGCCTCTTAATGTGGAAAAAATTACCCCGTGGAGAGAAATATTTAAATCGAAAAACAATTAAGTACTTACCTTTAGAAAAAAAAGGAGGGCTTTTCAGTAATTGGATTAAAAGGCATGGCAAAAGACTTACGAAGCTGGACTTACAAGGAATTGGCTTAACCTTTTTACCTCCAGAGATAGGGCAATTATCAAACCTGAAAGGTCTGGATTTAAGCAACAACCAACTCACTACCCTTCCGGTAAATATATGGCAGCTGTCTCAGCTGCAAGCGCTTGATTTAAGTAGCAACCAGCTTACCTCTCTTCCGGTAGATATATGGCAGCTGTCTCAGCTGCAATTACTTAATCTAAACAATAACAAACTTACCTCCCTTCCTACAGTGATATGTCAGCTATCACAGTTAAAAGTGCTTGGCTTAAATAACAGCCAGCTTACTACCCTTCCTGCAGGGATAGGGCTACTGTCTCAGCTGAAAAAACTTTACTTAAAGGATAACCAGCTCACTACCCTTCCGGTAGAAATAGGGCAGCTATTGCAACTGCAAGATCTCGACTTAAAAAGCAACCAGTTTACCAATCTTCCTGCAGAGATATGGCAGCTCTCTCAGCTGCAATACCTTTACTTAGACGGCAACCAACTTACCACTCTTCCTTCAGAGATATGCCAGCTATCACAGCTAAAAGAGCTTGGCTTAAACAACAACCAGCTTACCTCCCTTCCGAGAGAGATAAGGCAGCTCTCTCAGCTGCAAGGGCTTGATTTAAGTAGCAACCAGCTTACCAATCTTCCTAAAGAGATAAGGCAGCTATCTCAGCTGCAAATACTTATCTTAAACAACAACAAACTTACCTCCCTTCCAACAAAGATAGGGCAGCTCTCTCAGCTGCGACAGCTTGACTTAAACAACAATAAACTTACTTCCCTTCCGACAAAGATAGGGCAGCTCTCTCAGCTGCAATACCTTTACTTAGACAGCAACCAGCTTACCAATCTTCCTAAAGAGATAGGGCAGCTCTCTCAGCTGCAAGGGCTTGGCTTAGACCACAACCAGCTTACCAATCTTCCTAAAGAGATAGGGCAGCTCTCTCAGCTGCAAGTACTTAATTTAAACAACAACAAAATTACCTCACTTCCGACAGAGATAAGGCAGCTCTCTCAGCTGCGAAAGCTTGACTTAAACAACAACAAACTTACTTTCCTTCCAACAAAGATAGGGCAGCTCTCTCAGCTGCAATACCTTTACTTAGACAGCAACCAGCTTACCTTTCTTCCGGCAGAGATATGGCAGCTATTGCAACTACAAGAGCTTGGCTTAAGCAACAACCAGCTTAACACTCTTCCTGCAGAGATAGGGCATTTATCCCAGCTCAGTAAACTTTACTTAGACAGCAACCAGCTTACCTTTCTTCCGGCAGAGATATGGCAGCTATTGCAACTACAAGAGCTTGGCTTAAGCAACAACCAGCTTAACACTCTTCCTGCAGAGATAGGGCATTTATCCCAGCTCAGTAAACTTTACTTAGACAGCAACCAGCTTACCTTTCTTCCGGCAGAGATATGGCAGCTATTGCAACTACAAGAGCTTTACTTAAGCAACAACCAGCTCACCACTCTTCCTACCGAGATATGGCAGCTATCACAGCTACAAGCGCTTGGCTTAGAACGCAACCAGCTTACCAATGTTCCTAAAGAAATAGGGCAGCTACCACAACTACAAGAGCTTGGTTTAGACCACAACCAACTCACCACCCTTCCGGCAGAAATAGGGCAGCTGTTGCAGTTGCAAAAGCTTGGATTAAGCAACAACCAGCTTATCAGCCTTCCTACAGAGATATGGTATCTATCACAGCTACAAGAGCTTTACTTAAGCAACAACAAGCTTAACTTTCTTCCTATAGAGATTGGGCAGCTATCGCATCTGGAGGTGCTTAATTTAAGTAGCAACCAGCTCACCACCCTTCCTGCAGAGATGATAGGAAGCCTAACTGCTTTAAGAAGGCTTCAACTGAATGAGAATCCGCTGGAAAGCATTCCAGATGAAATAAGGCAACGTTTTTGCCTTTAA